Proteins found in one Scomber scombrus chromosome 15, fScoSco1.1, whole genome shotgun sequence genomic segment:
- the tor4aa gene encoding torsin-4A: MSDQDSTSASQTEGEFEEEMDGDMDGEREIDEKHRGSPVPSLSSFSTSLAAVIRIKQKYRAMKLRRQEMVLGLGGSAALLGAPSRTSPKIFTFDALTPSSIPNLSSVPQKKKRRKRRRVLFPNRGGRRAPPKQERSRAKYCLYLLFAIVFIQVYNAIENLDDHVLRYDLEGLEKTLRREVFGQQGAVEGLLSHLKDYLSTYVHNKPLVVSLHGPSGVGKSHLGRLLAGHFRSVVGDTLVMQYYVLHHCPQEAEATHCARNLSTVISEMVERAEEEEKIPLFIFDEVEHMHNEILDELLELVSTKQSNEYLNAIYLFLSNLGHAHITKHMLHNSSSYSTAMSASGRQSNLVKELTPILRTTLEKLHRLWTEADILPLGLLEKGHVMECFLDEMSREGFYPDHTSIERLAGEIEYHPSVGAHQYSLTGCKQVVAKVNLL; this comes from the exons atGAGTGACCAAGACAGCACCTCGGCCTCCCAAACAGAGGGAGAATTTGAGGAGGAGATGGACGGAGACATGGATGGGGAACGAGAGATAGATGAGAAACATAGGGGCAGTCCGGTCCCAAGTCTATCCAGTTTCTCCACGTCTCTGGCCGCCGTCATACGCATCAAACAGAAGTACAGGGCCATGAAGTTGCGCCGCCAAGAGATGGTCCTCGGACTGGGAGGGTCGGCGGCCCTCCTAGGAGCCCCATCACGCACCAGTCCCAAAATTTTCACCTTTGACGCACTCACCCCATCTTCCATCCCCAACTTGTCGTCTGTCCctcagaagaaaaagaggagaaagaggaggcgGGTGCTTTTTCCTAACAGAGGAGGACGAAGGGCGCCACCGAAGCAGGAGCGCAGCCGAGCCAAATACTGTCTTTACCTTCTCTTCGCAATCGTCTTTATTCAG GTGTACAATGCCATAGAGAACCTAGATGACCACGTCCTCAGGTACGACCTGGAGGGGCTGGAGAAGACGCTGAGGAGGGAGGTGTTTGGGCAGCAGGGAGCGGTGGAGGGTCTGCTATCCCACCTGAAGGATTACCTGTCTACCTATGTACACAACAAGCCCCTGGTGGTGTCCCTGCACGGTCCCAGCGGAGTTGGCAAGAGCCACCTGGGACGCCTGCTGGCCGGACACTTCCGCTCCGTGGTGGGTGACACGCTGGTGATGCAGTACTACGTCCTCCATCACTGTCCTCAGGAGGCTGAAGCCACGCACTGCGCCCGCAACCTGTCCACGGTCATCTCGGAGATGGTGGAACGagccgaggaggaggagaagatccCGCTCTTCATCTTCGATGAGGTTGAGCACATGCACAACGAGATCCTGGACGAGCTTTTGGAGCTAGTCTCAACCAAACAGTCCAACGAGTACCTGAACGCCATCTACCTGTTCCTCAGCAACCTGGGTCACGCGCACATCACCAAACATATGCTACACAACTCCTCGAGTTACTCCACGGCGATGTCGGCATCGGGTCGCCAGAGTAACCTGGTGAAAGAGCTGACTCCGATATTACGCACCACTCTGGAGAAGCTTCACCGGCTGTGGACAGAAGCCGACATCTTACCTCTGGGCCTGCTGGAAAAAGGTCACGTGATGGAGTGTTTCCTGGACGAAATGAGCAGAGAGGGGTTCTACCCGGATCACACAAGCATCGAGCGCCTGGCGGGAGAGATCGAATATCATCCTTCAGTTGGGGCCCACCAGTATTCTCTCACAGGCTGCAAACAAGTGGTGGCTAAAGTGAACCTGCTGTGA
- the zgc:56235 gene encoding voltage-dependent anion-selective channel protein 2-like, translating to MAVPPSYSDLGKAAKDIFSKGYGFGVVKLDLKTKSQSGVEFNTSGSSNTDTGKAAGSLETKYKMKELGLSFNQKWNTDNTLATEVTVEDQLAQGLKVALDTSFVPNTGKKSGKLKSGYKRDYVNLGCDVDFEGPIIHATAVLGYEGWLAGYQMAFDTAKSKLAQNNFALGYRAGDFQLHTNVNDGTEFGGSIYQKVNDELETAVTLAWTAGSNNTRFGIAAKYKLDKDTSLSAKVNNASLIGVGYTQSLRPGVKVTLSALIDGKNFNAGGHKVGMGFELEA from the exons ATGGCCGTCCCTCCTTCATACTCAGACCTCGGCAAAGCTGCCAAGGATATCTTCAGCAAGGGCTATg GCTTTGGTGTTGTGAAGCTGGACCTCAAGACCAAATCACAAAGTGGAGTG GAGTTCAACACATCTGGCTCcagtaacacagacacaggaaAGGCTGCCGGGAGCCTGGAGACCAAATACAAGATGAAGGAGCTCGGCCTGAGCTTCAACCAGAAGTGGAACACAGATAACACGCTGGCGACTGAAGTTACTGTGGAGGACCAG CTGGCTCAAGGATTGAAGGTTGCCTTGGACACGTCTTTTGTACCAAACACAGG taagAAGAGTGGCAAGCTGAAGTCGGGCTACAAGCGCGACTACGTCAACCTGGGCTGCGACGTCGACTTCGAGGGTCCCATCATCCACGCCACGGCCGTGCTTGGCTACGAGGGCTGGCTGGCCGGCTACCAGATGGCCTTCGACACGGCCAAGTCCAAACTGGCCCAGAACAACTTCGCTCTGGGATACAGGGCCGGAGACTTCCAGCTGCACACCAATGT taaCGACGGGACCGAGTTCGGCGGCTCCATCTACCAGAAGGTGAACGATGAGCTGGAGACAGCGGTCACTCTGGCTTGGACCGCCGGCAGCAACAACACTCGCTTCGGCATCGCAGCCAAATACAAGCTGGATAAAGACACCTCTCTGTCT GCCAAAGTGAATAACGCCAGTCTGATCGGAGTTGGATACACCCAGAGCCTCCGGCCAG GTGTGAAGGTTACCCTCTCTGCTCTGATCGACGGGAAGAACTTCAACGCCGGTGGACACAAAGTGGGGATGGGCTTCGAGCTGGAAgcataa